One window of the Sebastes umbrosus isolate fSebUmb1 chromosome 1, fSebUmb1.pri, whole genome shotgun sequence genome contains the following:
- the LOC119487187 gene encoding uncharacterized protein LOC119487187 isoform X1 codes for MTSLDLNADRINVEEFNDIQNSIIDWADDTLCHAEETESVSSLEEEEETSDDDSDADYIFPLCVRTGGALPSTSIRLDALLAISMEDTVHDSSDVGPTLTDAPEMPEKLQPQREDEVIGQPASIAYHLNLKLLAEYLLLPIPMCTAKDPVNNAACQAHGPFQVTVKSRATAAIIEWTFPFGHIVWRSSSQSALKYGMLIGDFMLAVNILLSGNNYAKVALLFKFMNMGMVGRSTFFKIQDTYCVDTIKQFWEEKRGLVISQLKPKASVVALGKFYFDIDLWI; via the exons ATGACATCACTTGATTTGAATGCTGACCGCATCAATGTAGAGGAGTTCAACGACATTCAGAATTCCAT CATTGACTGGGCAGATGACACCTTGTGCCACGCTGAAGAGACAGAGTCTGTCTCAtctttggaggaggaggaggagaccagTGATGACGACAGTGATGCTGATTACATCTTCCCTTTGTGTGTCCG AACTGGTGGTGCCCTCCCCTCTACGAGCATTCGCTTGGATGCACTTCTAGCCATAAGTATGGAGGACACTGTGCATGACTCTTCAGACGTCGGTCCCACTCTCACAGATGCACCTgagatgccagaaaagctccagCCCCAGAGAGAAGATGAGGTCATTGGCCAGCCAGCTTCTATTGCCTATCATCTAAACTTGAAGCTGCTGGCTGAGTACCTTCTGCTGCCCATCCCCATGTGTACCGCCAAGGACCCTGTTAACAATGCAGCGTGCCAGGCCCATGGACCCTTTCAGGTGACGGTCAAATCCAGGGCCACAGCTGCCATCATTGAGTGG acGTTTCCCTTTGGTCATATTGTGTGGCGTTCGAGTTCACAGTCCGCTCTCAAGTATGGGATGCTGATAGGGGACTTCATGTTGGCTGTCAATATCCTCCTCTCTGGAAACAACTATGCGAAAGTGGCATTACTGTTCAAATTTATGAACATGGGGATGGTGGGAAGgtccacatttttcaaaatacaggACACCTACTGTGTGGACACCATAAAACAGTTCTGGGAAGAAAAGCGAGGATTAGTTATTTCCCAGCTAAAGCCCAAAGCCAGTGTCGTGGCCCTGGGTAAGTTCTATTTTGACATAGATTTGTGGATATGA
- the LOC119487187 gene encoding uncharacterized protein LOC119487187 isoform X2: MTSLDLNADRINVEEFNDIQNSIIDWADDTLCHAEETESVSSLEEEEETSDDDSDADYIFPLCVRTGGALPSTSIRLDALLAISMEDTVHDSSDVGPTLTDAPEMPEKLQPQREDEVIGQPASIAYHLNLKLLAEYLLLPIPMCTAKDPVNNAACQAHGPFQVTVKSRATAAIIEWVYSRT; encoded by the exons ATGACATCACTTGATTTGAATGCTGACCGCATCAATGTAGAGGAGTTCAACGACATTCAGAATTCCAT CATTGACTGGGCAGATGACACCTTGTGCCACGCTGAAGAGACAGAGTCTGTCTCAtctttggaggaggaggaggagaccagTGATGACGACAGTGATGCTGATTACATCTTCCCTTTGTGTGTCCG AACTGGTGGTGCCCTCCCCTCTACGAGCATTCGCTTGGATGCACTTCTAGCCATAAGTATGGAGGACACTGTGCATGACTCTTCAGACGTCGGTCCCACTCTCACAGATGCACCTgagatgccagaaaagctccagCCCCAGAGAGAAGATGAGGTCATTGGCCAGCCAGCTTCTATTGCCTATCATCTAAACTTGAAGCTGCTGGCTGAGTACCTTCTGCTGCCCATCCCCATGTGTACCGCCAAGGACCCTGTTAACAATGCAGCGTGCCAGGCCCATGGACCCTTTCAGGTGACGGTCAAATCCAGGGCCACAGCTGCCATCATTGAGTGG gTCTACAGCAGAACTTGA
- the LOC119487056 gene encoding tripartite motif-containing protein 16-like, with translation MAQKGVQLDQEAISCSICLDLLKDPVTTSCGHSYCMNCIKSFWDGEDEKKIYSCPQCRQTFTQRPVLLKNTMLAVLVEELKKTGLQAAPADHCYAGPEDVACDVCTGRKLKAFKSCLVCLASYCEKHLQRHYDSAPLKKHKLVEPSKKLQENICSRHDEVMKMFCRTDQQCICYLCSVDEHKGHDTVSAAAERTERQRELEVSRLNIQQRIQDREKDVKLLQQEVEAVNRSADKAVEDSEKIFTELIRLMEKRSCDVKQQVRSQQKSEVSRVKELQEKLEQEITELKRRDAEMKLLSHTEDHNQFLLNYPSLSPLTESTSSINIRPLSYFEDVTAAVSEVRDKLQDVLREKWTNVSQTVTEVDVLLSQPEPKTRAGFLQYSREITLDPNTVNTWLLLSEGNRKATFMRQHQSYSRHPDRFTGCIQVLSRENLTGRCYWEVERRGRGVNVAVAYKSIRRAEGGSNERFFGHNDKSWALDCNQNSYSFRYNDVQTPVSGPQSSRVGVYLDHSAGILSFYSVSETMTLLHRVQTTFTEPLYAGLWLYGYYDVTAELCKLK, from the coding sequence atggcgcagaaaggagttcagctggacCAGGAAGCAATCTCTTGttcgatctgtctggatctactgaaggatccggtgactacttcctgtggacacagctactgcatgaactgtattaaaagcttctgggatggagaggatgagaagaagatctacagctgccctcagtgtaggcagaccttcacacagaggcctgtcctgctgaaaaacaccatgttagcagttttagtggaggaactgaagaagactggactccaagctgctcctgctgatcactgttatgctggacctgaagatgtggcctgtgatgtctgcactgggaggaaactgaaagccttcaagtcctgtctggtgtgtctggcctcttactgtgagaaacacctccaacgtcattatgactcagctccgttaaagaaacacaagctggtggagccctccaagaagctccaggagaacatctgctctcgtcacgacgaggtgatgaagatgttctgtcgtactgatcagcagtgtatctgttatctctgctctgtggatgaacataaaggccacgacaccgtctcagctgcagcagaaaggaccgagaggcagagagagctggaggtgagtcgactcaacatccagcagaggatccaggacagagagaaagatgtgaagctgctccaacaggaggtggaggctgtcaatcgctctgctgataaagcagtggaggacagcgagaagatcttcaccgagctgatccgtctcatggagaaaagaagctgtgatgtgaagcagcaggtcagatcccagcagaaaagtgaagtgagtcgagtcaaagagcttcaggagaagctggagcaggagatcactgagctgaagaggagagacgctgagatgaagctgctgtcacacacagaggatcacaacCAGTTTCTTCTTaactacccctcactgtcaccactcactgaatctacatccagcatcaatatccgtcctctgagctactttgaggacgtgacggcggctgtgtcagaagtcagagataaactacaggacgttctgagagagaaatggacaaacgtctcacagacagtgactgaagtggatgttttactgtcacaaccagagcccaagaccagagctggattcttacaatattcacgagaaatcacactggatccaaacacagtaaacacatggctgttattatctgaggggaacagaaaagcaacatttatgAGACAACATCAGTCTTATTCTAGacacccagacagattcactggaTGTAttcaggtcctgagtagagagaatctgactggacgttgttactgggaggtggagaggagagggagaggagttaatgtagcagtcgcatacaagagtatcaggaGAGCAGAGGGGGGGTCGAATGAACGTTTCTTTGGACACAATGATAAATCTTGGGCGTTAGATTGTAACCAAAACAGTTATAGCTTTCGGTACAACGATGTCCAAAcccccgtctcaggtcctcagtcctccagagtaggagtgtacctggatcacagtgcaggtattctgtccttctacagcgtctctgaaaccatgactctcctccacagagtccagaccacattcactgagcctctctatgctggactttgGCTTTATGGTTATTATGATGTcactgctgagttgtgtaaactgaaatag